The genomic window AAGGGTCCTGCACCTTGTACTGGACGATCCACTCCACGTCGATCACGTTTTTATCCGCGGTGAGCATCAGTGATTCCGAATCATAGCCGGTTCTCTGGTACACGGTCTGACGGGCCGGAGTCTTGGTCCTGAAACCGAATTCCTCCTTCCGCACCGTTTCCACATCGACCTTCACCACTTCGTCGATCAGCGGTATCTTGAAGTTGAGACCGGGCTGGGCGGTCTTGCTGTACTTGCCGAAACGGAGCACCACCCCCTGTTCTCCCGGTTCAATGGTGTAGAAAGAGGAATAGACCACCTGGAAGAGGAAGATCAGGGCGATGATTCCGATGATGCGGCTGACCCCGCCAAAAGGGAAGCCGCCTTTGCCAGCGCCCTGGCCGTGCTTTGGCGGTTCACCGCCGCCGGACTGCTTGCCGGCAAAGGCGGCCTTGATTTTTTTGACGATCTCCAAAATGAAGTCCTCCGGGGATGGCGGACGGTTGCCCGGACCCCGGGGCGATTGCTGGTCTTGCCAAGCCATGATCAGCCTCTTTTAGTTGGCCGCTACAGATGAGACCACCGGCCAAGAGGCCGGGGCAGAGTCAAACGCAACGGTGATTGGGATGGGATTTTCCGATTTTTTACGAGGTTGTTGCACGTAGTTCGGATTGGATGATCTGACATCATCGCAGAATAACCTTCCGTTTACAAGGATTATTTGTTTCTCATCCGGAAGAATCGCCCTGCGAAGGGCAGAGGACCCTCCTTCGCCTGATGGCTACGGCGGGCAGGCAGAAAAATATGGGGCAGTGATCGTGGTTCGGATATGATATTCCCTGCACCCTGCACCCTGCACCCTGCACCCTGCACCCTGCACCCTGCACCCTGCACCCTGCACCGTTATTTATCCCCATGCCGCCAGCCAGGCGAGAACCACGGAAAACATCGTGCCTGCCAGGAGCAGGTTCTGGAACAATGCCCTTTCAAGAATACGGGCGGGAATTGTCCAGGCCAGGCCCCCCAGGATCATGCCGACGATCAATCCGAAGAAGTGGGCTCCCAGATCGGTATGCTCGCCGCTGCTGCCCAGCAGAGCCAGAAGCGCGACTCCGGCCGCCAGGGGCGCCAGGATCGCCCTGAGTGCCTGGGTCCGTTTGGTAATGGCCTGATACCCCACCAACAGACCGATGGCCCCGAACACGGCGGTGGAAAAACCCACCGAGTTATGGCTGGGACCGTGCAGAACGATATTAAGGTAGTTGCCGAGAACACCGGACAGCAACAGCAGCATCCAGCCCAGGCCGCTGCCCAGGACCCGGCAGAGATAGTGGACCGGAAATCCGCCGATGATCAGGTTGCCCATGAGATGAGCCGGATCGGCGTGAAGGGTCAGCGCGGTGAGCAGGCGCCACCATTCGCCATTAACAAGGATGGCCTTGCCAATGGCCGCCCCGCGGCTGAACCACGGGGCATTGGGACTCCAAGACCCGGTGATTGCGAAAAATACGGCAAGTGCGCCGAGCAGGAGAATCGTGGGCGGCGAAGAAAACAGTTCAGCACTTTGTCGCGGCGCCGGTGGAACCGGGGGCCAGTTGGCGTTTTCCTGCTCAAAGGCCGCAAGTTCGGCCCGGGCCCGTTCCTGATCCTCGGCCGCCACCCGGATAATCCAGTCGGCCGGGGTCTGCTCGACCCGGTGTCCAATGCCCACGGCCGACAGGACCAGGGACCAGAGTTCAATCCGTAGTCTGTCCGGGGTCGTTGCGGCGATTTCGGTCTGGAGTCGAGAGCGGGGCATACATTACCGGAGGTCAGAGATCAAAGGATGATGCCAAAGAAGGCGGGATGCCGGGTATATGTGGCGTCCCCGACGGGATTTGAACCCGTGTCGCCGGCGTGAAAGGCCATACTCAAAGCACACCTCTTCATGATTTCAGTTGGTTATAAATGACAAAAGTGGCTCAAAACGGCTAAAACGGACAAGAGAAGCCCTCAAAAAAGCCACCAGCTTTCTTCCGTTTTTTATTCAATGGAGCTTGCATAAAGTAAAGGTTTTTCTCTTGACAGAGGATGATTATATTATGTAGAGAGTGTAAATAAGTTTACTACCCCTATGGTTTCGACCTAGGGTGCGGGGTCGCTTCGGCGGCCCCTGCTTTTTTCTGGGGTTATAAATGCGAACATCGATCTATGTTGATGGTTTTAATCTCTACTACCGAGCCCTCAAGGGTTCTCCCTACAAGTGGTTGGACTTAAAAGCGTTAACAGCCAACCTCTTGCAGCCCCACCATATTATCGCTGAAATTAAATACTTCACTGCCATTGTTTCCGGGAATATCGATCCCGGACAACCGATCCGTCAGAAGACGTACATACGGGCACTTGAGAAATATGTGCCCGAGGCTTCCGTGTACTATGGCCACTTTTTGAGCCATCCGGTCTCGGCGCCGCAATACCCTTTAACCAATCCGCTTCAGTTCGCTAAGGTTATGAAGACGGAGGAAAAGGGCTCTGATGTCAACATGGCGGTTCATATCCTGAATGATGCCTGGCTTGACAGGTATGATTGTGCCGTGATCATATCGAATGATAGTGATCTGGCAGAGTCGTTGCGCCTGGTTCGTGAACAGCACAACAAAGTGATCGGCCTGCTTTCTCCGTTGATCAACGGGCATCCCTCCCGGGAACTCCAGAAGCATGCCCATTTTGTCAAAAGAATCAGAAAAGGGGTTTTGAAAATTTCACAGTTGCCTTCCCCCATCCCTGGATCTACCATTCGCAAGCCGCAAGGCTGGTAAGAGTCGAGATAGATTTACCCCAACCATTTATCCGAAAACAAGAAAAGGGGTTAGCCATTCACGGCTAACCCCTTTTTATTACTTGGCGTCCCCGACGGGATTTGAACCCGTGTCGCCGGCGTGAAAGGCCGGTGTCCTGGACCTGGCTAGACGACGGGGACAGGTCTTTGTTTAAGATGGTGGGTCGTGCGCGACTCGAACGCGCGACTCTCTGCTTAAAAGGCAGATACTCTACCAGCTGAGTTAACGACCCACTTGGAAGAAGGGTTACATACAATAGCCCGGGGGCGATGTCAAGAGCTTGGGTGTGGGTTTGTATATTTTCTTCTCCCGGTCTACGGCGTTGCAGCTTGGTGGTAGCAGGGTTTTCCGGCCGGGCGCCGTATTTTTCCGAATACCCGGCCAAGCGCCATCCCCCTGACATCAAATTCCTTGTGGAGTGCTGCCAGGTTTGCTATTCTCGGATGAGTTTCAATGGTCGTCGCCTTTACCCTGTGATTTCGTTACAAACGGGTGAATAAGGCTGCTTGTGGGCGCTGCCGTGCCGGTCGGCACGGCTCTTTTTTTTCATGGATTAATCAGGAGGTGTTCCCATGGGATTTCTTTCCGGGTCAGCCAGTTACGTACGCTACGCGGTTGAGGGCGACCTGCCGGAAAAATTTTTTGAATTCGTGGCCGAGCGTGTCGCCGGGTTCAGTTTCCGGGACATCGACGATACCCTGGATGAGTATTCCATCGGCTGGGTGTCGGTTGGAAACATGTTCGACAGCCGCTTCGCCTTTGGTTCCTACACCGTGGCAGATTATATCGTCCTGGCCATGCGCATCGATGAGCGCAAGGTGCCGGCGGCGATCTTGAACAAGTTCGCCAAAAAGGAAGAGGAACGGGTCAAGAAGGAACGTGAACTCCCCAAGCTGAGCCGGGCCCATCGCCAGGAGATCAAGGAACGGGTCCGTCAGCAGCTCGCCAGCCGGGCCGTACCCGCCCCATCGGTCTATGAGCTGTGCTGGAACCTGGCTGACAACACCGTGCTTTTCTTCAGCAATAATAAAAAGGCCCAGGCGGTGCTGGAAGATTTTTTCAAGGATTGTTTCGAGGTCCACCTGGTGATGCAGGTACCCTATCTCGCGGCCGGCCACCTGCTCGGCCCAGACGGCGAGGAAGCTCTGGCCCAATTGCGGCCAACAATTTTTGTCTAATTCCGGGTAAGGTTTCGGTAAACCGCGTACGTTTGAGGTTGGACCGGGAAAGGGGTTTTCTTATACCGAACGGTGTAGCGGACCCTGAGCCGCAGCCGTGACGGCAAAAGCGGAATTTGAAACAACTTCGGCATGATATGGTTATGGGTTCCGAATCGCCGCCGCGGCGAAGCGAGTTCCTGCTTGATAGCCTGTTTATGAACAGCCGACCCTTCTCAATGGAGCGGCCGTTGGTAGAAGAAGACCCCTTTCCCGACAGGAGGGGTTTACTGAATGTTTACAATTCCGGTCAGGGAAAAAATAATGGATCTTGTTGATATCATAATTGAAAAAAAATTTCTGGGCCAGGAGTTCCTCACCTGGCTCTGGTATAAGAGCAACCAGCGCGGCGGCACGGTGTTTCTGGCCGAAACAGGCGATATCCAACTGGTCTTTGAAAAGCATATGCTGCTGGAGTTTGGCGAGGGCGAGGCCCACGAAAGGCTTATCTGTCAGGGGCTGCAGACCGAACTCCAGGAGGCCCGGATCGGCCTGTTGATGGGTAAAAAACTGGAGCAGGCCCGGATCCGGCTGGCATACGGCGACCATGAGTGGTATTTTACCCTGTCCGCCACCCTGTTCGAGTTCCGCAGCGTCAAGGTGCCCAGAACCATGGGCGCGGACGAGGAAAGAGACGATTCCCTGGCCTTTGAGGCCCGGGTGCTGGAGCGGGTGGGGATGATCGAGCAGGTCAACCGGATCATTGACGAGCTGTTCCGGATGTTCCTTGCCCTGCGCATTGGTCCGGACTGGGAGCAGGAACTGGCCGGGCTCAGGGCCTGGGTCCACAGCGCCGCGGAGAAATAAATAATGGAGTTTGAGACTGTAATCGGGCTGGAGATCCATGCCCAGTTAAAGACATTGAGCAAGATTTTCTGCGGTTGTTCCACTGCCTTCGGTGCGCCGGCCAACACCCATACCTGCCCGGTCTGCCTGGGCATGCCCGGGGTGCTGCCGGTCTTGAACCACCAGGTGGTGGAGTATGCCATCCGGATGGCCCTGGCCACCAACTGCGAGATCGGCGCAACCAACGTCTTTGCCCGCAAGAACTATTTTTATCCGGACCTGCCCAAGGGATATCAGATCTCCCAGTTCGAGCGTCCCCTTGCCGAGCATGGCTGGGTCGAAATCGAGGCGGCGGGCAGACATCGCCGCATCGGGCTCACCCGGATCCACATGGAGGAGGATGCCGGCAAGTTGATCCATGACGAGCATGAGTCCAAAAGCTACGTGGACCTCAACCGGACCGGGGTGCCGTTGATCGAGATCGTCAGCGAGCCGGATATCCGCTCGCCCGAGGAGGCGGCCGCCTATCTGAAAAAACTGCACGCCATTCTCCGCTACCTGGATATCTGCGACGGCAATATGCAGGAAGGCAGCTTCCGTTGCGATGCCAATATCTCGCTTCGGCCCAAGGGGCAAGAGGAACTCGGCACCCGCACCGAGCTGAAGAACATGAACTCCTTCCGTAACGTGCAGAGGGCCCTGGAATATGAAGAGAGGCGGCAGCGGGACCTGCTCCTGGACAACGGCGAGGTGGTGCAGGAGACCCTGCTCTGGGATGCGGATAAAAACGTGACCACCTCCATGCGCGGCAAGGAGGAGGCCCATGATTATCGCTATTTCCCGGACCCGGATCTGGTGCCGGTGGTGATTGACCGGCAGTGGATCGAGCGGGTCCGGGCCACCATGCCCGAGCTGCCCGATGAGCGCAAGTCCCGGTTTATTACCGAGTTTGAGCTGCCGGAATACGATGCCGGGGTGTTGACCGCGGATCGGGAGCTGGCCGATTATTTCGAAAGCGCCCACGCCCTCTATCCCCGGGCCAAAAAACTCAGCAACTGGATCATGACCGAACTGATGCGGGAACTGCGCAACGAGGATGCTGGTATCACTGCCTGCGCGGTGGGTCCGGAGAATCTGGCCGCGCTCCTGAAGATGATCGAGGCCGGTACCATCAGCGGCAAGATCGCCAAGACGGTGTTTGCGGAGATGATGGCCAGCGGCAAGGATGCCGGGACCATTGTCAAGGAGAAGAACCTTGTCCAGGTAAGCGATGCGGACGAGTTGCTCGGGATGGTCCGCGAGATTCTCGCGGCCAACCCCCGGCAGGTGGCGGATTTCAGGGGCGGCAAGACCAAGCTGATCGGCTTTTTTGTCGGCCAGTTGATGCAGAAGACCAGGGGCAAGGCCAACCCCAGGCTGGCCAATCAACTCTTTGCCAGGGAGTTGGCCAAGGATAAATGATCACCTGCAACCACCGTGGTTCGTAACCGTTCACCGGGGGTACGGAATTACGGTAACCTCATGCCCGTAAGCGTTTACCAGTGGTTTAGATTCGTTCATTTGGGACAGCGAAGCATACTGGTGCTATTCGAGCAGGCCCAAATGGGCGAAGATGAGGTGCTGGTGAACGCTTGCCTTGGTTCCAATCGGCAAGGAGGGATTCATGGAAAAGGGCGATTGGCGAAAAAAAGGCGCCGGCCACCGGCAGCGGTTGCGGGACAAGTTCCTCGCCCGCGGCATCAAGGCCTTTAACGACGATGAACTGCTCGAACTGCTGCTCAGTTTCGGCACCCCGCGGATCGACTGCAAGGACACGGCCCGGGCCGTGCTGGCCCATTTCAACAACTCCCTGGCCGCGGTGCTGGACGCCCCGGCCGAGGAGTTGATCAAGATAAAGGGCATGGGCCGGAAGAACATCTTTGCCCTTCATTTTGTCCAGGGAACGGCCCGGCGTTATCTCAAGCAGCGGGTACTCGGCAAGCAGTACATCCATTCCTCCCGCGAGGTGGGCGACTACCTTGTCCACCTGCTGCGGGGCCGGGAGCGGGAGGTGTTCATCGCTGTTTTTCTCGATGGTGCCCATGCGGTGATTGCCACCGAGACCGTGGCCGAGGGTACTATTTCAGTGAACACCATCTATCCGCGCGAATTAATCAAGCAGGCCCTGAAGTACAATGCCGCCGCGCTGATCGTGGCCCACAACCACCCCTCCGGCAGCCTGACCCCGTCGGCCCAGGATATCAACCTGACCCGGACCCTGTTCATGGCCTGTTCCCTGATGAACATCACCCTGCTCGACCATCTCCTGGTCGGCGCGGCGCAAGAGGTATACAGCTTTGCCGATCACGGCCTGATGACCGATATCAGCTCCCGATGCGCCCAACTCCTCAACCAGCCGGACCGGGGCTGAGATGGAGGTGTACGACCTGCCGGGCCCGGGCCAGGGCGAGGAGATTGCCACCATTTATGTGCATGTCCCCTTCTGCCGGAGCAGATGTCCTTACTGCTCCTTTGTCTCCTTTGTTGTTGACCGGGACGGGCAGGTCGTTGACTACGGCCGGGCGTTGATCGACCAGGCCAAGGCCATGGCTGAAAATCCCTGGGTCCGGGCGCGTCAATTTACCTCGCTGTTTTTCGGGGGCGGCACCCCTGCCCGGCTGTCCGTTGACCAACTGGCGGCCCTGTGCGATATTTTTTTGCGCCGCTACCCCTTTTCCACGGAAGTTGAACCCGAGGTAAGCCTTGAGACCAACCCCAACACGGTATCCCGGCAGATGCTTGCTGGTCTGCGCCAGGCCGGAATCAACCGGCTCAGCATCGGGGTCCAGTCCCTTTCCGACCGGCTGTTAAAGAAACTGGGCCGCACCCATTCCGCGGCCGATGCCCGCCGGGCCGTGCGCCTGGCCCGGCAGGCCGGGTTTGCCAATCTCAACCTGGACCTGATGTATGGCCTGCCGAGGCAGTCAACGGCCGACTGGCAAGAGACCCTGGCCAGGGCCCTTGAGCTTGGGCCCGAGCATCTGGCGATCTATGAGCTGACCGTTGAGCCGGGCACCCCTTTTGCCGGACGGCTGGCGGCCGGCGACCTGCACCTGCCGGATGAGGAGACCCTGCTGGCCATGGCGGAGGTAACCGCGACGCTGTTGAACCAGGCCGGGTTTACGCGCTACGAGATCTCCAACTACGGCCGGCCCGGTTATTATTGCCGCCACAATATCAATTACTGGGAAAACGGCCCCTATCTCGGCATCGGCGCCGGGGCGGTCTCCTGTTTTTCCGGGGTGCGGATCCGCAACGTCGAGGATCCTGGGGAATTTGTCCGGATGGTGGCGGCCGGCCGGCCCCCTTTTCTAGACGCGGAATGCCTGGACCACCAATCCCGGTTCCGGGAGACGGTGATCATGGGGCTGCGAATGCTGGACGGGATCTCCTGCAGCCGGCTTGAAGAACGGTTCGGGCTCGAGCCGCGCCAGTATTATGGGCCGCTGCTGGAGCGGCTGATAAAAGAGGGCTGGCTGGCTGGCAGCGGAGACCGGCTCCGCCTTACCGGCCCGGGGCTTGGTGTGGCCGATTCAGTGTTGAGCCAGCTGGTATAAGGGAAAAAGAGATAAGAGATGACCATGAAGGCAAAGAAACCGGAAGTTGTTTATATCTGCCAGGGCTGCGGCTATCAGAGCCGTAAATGGCTGGGCCGCTGCCCTGACTGCCGGGAGTGGCAGAGCCTGGTTGAAGAACGGGTCACTGCCTCCCGCGGCGGCGGGACCGGAACTAAAACCGCGACCGCCATCCCGGTCCCGCTGGTGTCGGCGCCCGAGGATGACGATCAGCGCTCCACCACTGGAATCGCGGAGCTGGACCGGGTCCTGGGCAACGGGGTGGTGCCGGGCTCGATGATCCTCATCGGCGGCGACCCCGGGATCGGCAAATCCACCCTGATGCTCCACATGCTGGCCGGGATGGCGGCCCAGGGGTGCCGGGTTCTCTATGTAAGCGGCGAGGAATCGGTGCAGCAGATCAAGATGCGGGCCAGACGGCTCAATGCCTTGCACCCTGACTTGTTCCTGGCCATGGAGAGCAATGTTGAGGCGATTATCGGTATGGCCGACCATATGCAGCCCGGCCTGCTGGTGGTGGATTCGATCCAGACCCTGTTTACCGAGGAGTTTCCCTCGGCCCCGGGCAGCGTCACCCAGGTGCGCGAATCCGCGGCCCGGCTGATGACCCTGGCCAAGACCAGCCGGATCCCGGTGGTGCTGGTGGGTCATGTGACCAAGGACGGGGCCATTGCCGGCCCCCGGGTGCTGGAGCATATGGTGGATTGCGTTCTCTATTTTGAGGGGGATCGCGGCCATGCCTTCCGGATCCTGCGCACGGTCAAGAACCGCTATGGCTCCACCAACGAGATCGGGGTGTTTGAGATGAAGGAAGAGGGGCTGGTCCAGGTGGACAACCCCTCGGAGATATTTCTGGCCGAGCGTTCGGTCGATGTGCCCGGCTCGGTGGTGATGCCGAGCATTGAGGGCAGCCGGCCGATCCTGGTGGAGGTCCAGGCCCTGGTCAGCTCCACCAACTTCGGCACCCCGCGGCGGACCGCCATCGGCGCCGACCCCCAGCGGCTGGCCCTGTTGACCGCGGTGCTGGAGAAAAAGGCCGGCCTCTCCCTGGTGGCCAATGATATCTTTTTAAATATCGCCGGCGGGATCAGGATCGACGAGCCGGCCCTGGACCTGGGCGTGATCAGCGCGATTGCCTCCGGCTTCCTCGAACGGCCGATTCCGGCCGCCACCGTGGTCTGCGGCGAGGTCGGCCTGGCCGGCGAGGTGCGCGCCGTCGGCCAGATCGAGATGCGACTCAAGGAGGCCTACCGGCTGGGTTTCACCCGGTTTATCCTGCCGCGCAGCAATGCGGCGCGACTGGGGGCCAAGGTCCGCAAACAGACCCCGCTGGAGTTGATCGGGGTGGCCACGGTAACGGAACTTCTGGACAGGGTTTTTTGACCGGGGTTCAAGCCTTTGGTTCAGCGGGCCAGATCCCGGTCAAGCACGGCCCGGACCTCGGCCGGGGAAAGGCGGGCCAGTTGCACCTGTTTGGTCCGGCTTTGCAGGCCTGACTTGATGGTGACAGCGGATTTGGGCAGACAAAAGAATTTGGCCAGATAGTCGATCACCATGGCGTTGGCCCTGTTGTCCACCGGCGGGGCGGTGACGGCCAGCTTGAGCGCATCGCCATGTCGGCCCTGGAATCTGGTGCGCGAGGCCCGCGGCTGGATGTAGAGGGTAAGAAGAACGCCGTTGTCATCGGAGCGGAGATAGGACATGGATCAACGGTCCTGCTTGTCCTCGATCCCGCCAAAGGTGATCGCTGGTTCCGGAGTATCGTCATCCAGGGTTTCAGGCCCGAACAGGGGGTCGATATGTTCTGCCGTGGCCACCGGCGCTTCCGGTTTTTTCGGCTCGGGCGGCGGCTCAGGGTCGGGCCCTGGAGGCTCTGCCGCCTTCCGGGGGGCGGGTTCAAGCCCGGGCATCTCCATCTTTTGAAAAAGTTCATCACGGTCCGGCAAAGCTGCCGGTTCCTGGCCGGGAGTGGCTGCGACAGGTTGCGAAACCGCGGGATCCAACTGCTCCAGGTACCAGTTCAGGGTGGCGCGCAATTCGTCCCGGACCCGCTCTTGCAGGGCAATCAGTTTTTCCTCGGTCGCAGCCTTTTCCAGAGCCTGGCCGGCCGTTCTGTCCCCCCGGCCCTGCTCCAACTCACGGATCCGTTCCCGCAGTTGGTCATTTTCCCGGAGCAGGGCGTACAACTCCTCGGCCACCTGTTCGAGGAAGGTATCCACCTCGTCCATATCAAAGCCGCGCAACCGGACCTGAAACTCCTGGTGCTGGATATCTTCCGGGGTGATGGCCATCTGTTACGGTTCCTGGAAATTGTAAAATTGTTGTAAACATTCAGTACCCCCCCTCCTGTCGGGAAAGGGGTCTTCTTCTACCAACGGCCGCTCCATTGAGAAGGGCCGGCTGTTCATAAACAGGCTATCAAGCAGGAACTCGCTTCGCCGCGGCGGCGATTCGGAAGCCATAAGCATATCCTGCCGAAGTTGTTTCAAATTCCGCTTTTGCCGTCACGGCTGCGGCTCAGGGTCCGCTACACCGTTCGGTATAAGAAAACCCCTTTCCCGATTCAACCTCAAACGTACGGGGTTTACCGAAACCTTACAAATTGTTTTTCGCGAGGTATGGGTATCGTCTTTTCAGGTTTCTGATCTCTGACTTCCGGCCTCTGGCTTCCGGCTTCCGATTAATGGCCGATGGACCGGGCGAT from Desulfobacterales bacterium includes these protein-coding regions:
- a CDS encoding rhomboid family intramembrane serine protease, translating into MPRSRLQTEIAATTPDRLRIELWSLVLSAVGIGHRVEQTPADWIIRVAAEDQERARAELAAFEQENANWPPVPPAPRQSAELFSSPPTILLLGALAVFFAITGSWSPNAPWFSRGAAIGKAILVNGEWWRLLTALTLHADPAHLMGNLIIGGFPVHYLCRVLGSGLGWMLLLLSGVLGNYLNIVLHGPSHNSVGFSTAVFGAIGLLVGYQAITKRTQALRAILAPLAAGVALLALLGSSGEHTDLGAHFFGLIVGMILGGLAWTIPARILERALFQNLLLAGTMFSVVLAWLAAWG
- a CDS encoding NYN domain-containing protein: MRTSIYVDGFNLYYRALKGSPYKWLDLKALTANLLQPHHIIAEIKYFTAIVSGNIDPGQPIRQKTYIRALEKYVPEASVYYGHFLSHPVSAPQYPLTNPLQFAKVMKTEEKGSDVNMAVHILNDAWLDRYDCAVIISNDSDLAESLRLVREQHNKVIGLLSPLINGHPSRELQKHAHFVKRIRKGVLKISQLPSPIPGSTIRKPQGW
- a CDS encoding recombination-associated protein RdgC, yielding MGFLSGSASYVRYAVEGDLPEKFFEFVAERVAGFSFRDIDDTLDEYSIGWVSVGNMFDSRFAFGSYTVADYIVLAMRIDERKVPAAILNKFAKKEEERVKKERELPKLSRAHRQEIKERVRQQLASRAVPAPSVYELCWNLADNTVLFFSNNKKAQAVLEDFFKDCFEVHLVMQVPYLAAGHLLGPDGEEALAQLRPTIFV
- the gatB gene encoding Asp-tRNA(Asn)/Glu-tRNA(Gln) amidotransferase subunit GatB, which gives rise to MEFETVIGLEIHAQLKTLSKIFCGCSTAFGAPANTHTCPVCLGMPGVLPVLNHQVVEYAIRMALATNCEIGATNVFARKNYFYPDLPKGYQISQFERPLAEHGWVEIEAAGRHRRIGLTRIHMEEDAGKLIHDEHESKSYVDLNRTGVPLIEIVSEPDIRSPEEAAAYLKKLHAILRYLDICDGNMQEGSFRCDANISLRPKGQEELGTRTELKNMNSFRNVQRALEYEERRQRDLLLDNGEVVQETLLWDADKNVTTSMRGKEEAHDYRYFPDPDLVPVVIDRQWIERVRATMPELPDERKSRFITEFELPEYDAGVLTADRELADYFESAHALYPRAKKLSNWIMTELMRELRNEDAGITACAVGPENLAALLKMIEAGTISGKIAKTVFAEMMASGKDAGTIVKEKNLVQVSDADELLGMVREILAANPRQVADFRGGKTKLIGFFVGQLMQKTRGKANPRLANQLFARELAKDK
- the radC gene encoding DNA repair protein RadC, whose product is MEKGDWRKKGAGHRQRLRDKFLARGIKAFNDDELLELLLSFGTPRIDCKDTARAVLAHFNNSLAAVLDAPAEELIKIKGMGRKNIFALHFVQGTARRYLKQRVLGKQYIHSSREVGDYLVHLLRGREREVFIAVFLDGAHAVIATETVAEGTISVNTIYPRELIKQALKYNAAALIVAHNHPSGSLTPSAQDINLTRTLFMACSLMNITLLDHLLVGAAQEVYSFADHGLMTDISSRCAQLLNQPDRG
- the hemW gene encoding radical SAM family heme chaperone HemW, whose translation is MEVYDLPGPGQGEEIATIYVHVPFCRSRCPYCSFVSFVVDRDGQVVDYGRALIDQAKAMAENPWVRARQFTSLFFGGGTPARLSVDQLAALCDIFLRRYPFSTEVEPEVSLETNPNTVSRQMLAGLRQAGINRLSIGVQSLSDRLLKKLGRTHSAADARRAVRLARQAGFANLNLDLMYGLPRQSTADWQETLARALELGPEHLAIYELTVEPGTPFAGRLAAGDLHLPDEETLLAMAEVTATLLNQAGFTRYEISNYGRPGYYCRHNINYWENGPYLGIGAGAVSCFSGVRIRNVEDPGEFVRMVAAGRPPFLDAECLDHQSRFRETVIMGLRMLDGISCSRLEERFGLEPRQYYGPLLERLIKEGWLAGSGDRLRLTGPGLGVADSVLSQLV
- the radA gene encoding DNA repair protein RadA, which gives rise to MKAKKPEVVYICQGCGYQSRKWLGRCPDCREWQSLVEERVTASRGGGTGTKTATAIPVPLVSAPEDDDQRSTTGIAELDRVLGNGVVPGSMILIGGDPGIGKSTLMLHMLAGMAAQGCRVLYVSGEESVQQIKMRARRLNALHPDLFLAMESNVEAIIGMADHMQPGLLVVDSIQTLFTEEFPSAPGSVTQVRESAARLMTLAKTSRIPVVLVGHVTKDGAIAGPRVLEHMVDCVLYFEGDRGHAFRILRTVKNRYGSTNEIGVFEMKEEGLVQVDNPSEIFLAERSVDVPGSVVMPSIEGSRPILVEVQALVSSTNFGTPRRTAIGADPQRLALLTAVLEKKAGLSLVANDIFLNIAGGIRIDEPALDLGVISAIASGFLERPIPAATVVCGEVGLAGEVRAVGQIEMRLKEAYRLGFTRFILPRSNAARLGAKVRKQTPLELIGVATVTELLDRVF
- a CDS encoding DUF167 family protein, encoding MSYLRSDDNGVLLTLYIQPRASRTRFQGRHGDALKLAVTAPPVDNRANAMVIDYLAKFFCLPKSAVTIKSGLQSRTKQVQLARLSPAEVRAVLDRDLAR
- a CDS encoding DivIVA domain-containing protein, translating into MAITPEDIQHQEFQVRLRGFDMDEVDTFLEQVAEELYALLRENDQLRERIRELEQGRGDRTAGQALEKAATEEKLIALQERVRDELRATLNWYLEQLDPAVSQPVAATPGQEPAALPDRDELFQKMEMPGLEPAPRKAAEPPGPDPEPPPEPKKPEAPVATAEHIDPLFGPETLDDDTPEPAITFGGIEDKQDR